The Deinococcus sp. KNUC1210 nucleotide sequence CCACATTTTGGCCCGGCGGGTGTGGCGGCGCTGCACTCGCTGGTGCACTGGGCCGAGGCTGCCGATGTGCCGCTGCGTGAAACGGTGCTGAGCGCCTCCGATTTCGGACGGGTACTGGAGGAACCGCAGGCGGAAGACCTCGCCCGGCTGGTGGCCGCCAGCAGCCCGAGCGACGCGGGCATCTATCTGACCGCCAAGAACGTGCAGGCGGGGCTGTAGGCACCGAATGCAGTTGACGCGCCGTGCATACCGCGCTATCCTGTGTTTATCAGCGTCCTTCGGGGCGCTTTTTTATTTAGTGCCACAACAGCTCTGCGCCGCACTTCGGGAGCGGGGCGCATCGTCTGATCTGGCGGTGCTCAGGGGTACAGTTCGTATCCGGCAGCGCTGAGAAGGTCGCCCAACCGGTCTTTGGCCTTTCGGAGATCGGCGATGTCGGCGGCCTCGAAATAGACCTTGGTGGGGCGCGGCGGTTTGCCACGGGGCATGTTCCACTCGACATCGGCCAGTTCGGGGTCGAGGCGGAGTTGCGCCAGTGCCTGTTTGATCGCCTTCTCGGGAATCCGGCTTTGAATGGACATATCGTCTTTTGGCACGCTGCAAGCTATCAAAGAATCGTCTCGGCCAATGGATATTGATACGAAATTGCGCCAGTGCCGGAACGTTCGGCGACCGGTCGGGGCACGCGGACAGCCAAGAACGCCGGACGGCTCTGCGTCTCCGGGGGCCTCTGCGCCCGATCTGTCGCCTCAAGCCGACAGGCGGCACCCATCGCTCCCGGAGGAGGCCGGTCTCATTTGGGCGTAAGCGCCGAGACCCGCTGTTCCAGCGCACTGAGCCGAGCCTGCAAGGCGCGAATCAGCGCGGCCATCTGCTCGGCGGTCAGATCGCCGCCCACGATGGTGGTCGCGGCGTCGAGATTGACCTCTACCGTCAGGCTGCTGCCCCTATCGGCACGCAGGATGACGTTTCTGAGGATGAACGTTTTGACTTCGCTGCCGTTCCGAACGGCGAAATGTACTTCATAGGTCCCCAGCGGCAGCGTGCGAACGTCTCGCTGTCTGGGTGTCAGTTCGGCAGAGACCACCGGGGCGGTGCCGTACTGACGAACCAGCTCCGGGCTGGTGGCAAAGACCGTGACATAGACGAGGCCACGGTAAAGCGGCGAGCCGACTTTGCCGGAGGGCACACCGCCATCGGGATAGCCGATCACCAGCGTCTGCGTGGGCGCTGGACTCTGCGCCGAAGCGGGCAGTAGGCCCGGCGCTCCGGTCAACAGCAGTGCCAGCAGGACAGGTCGGGCTGACTTGAACGGCAGCATGGACATGATGGCCTCCGGATGGCCCGGAAACTGGGCGGGCCAGTCTGATGTGAGAACGAACGACGGCAAGACGAGTGCTGTCGACGTGGCTCACCGGAGTTCCCCGGCACACGGAGACGGGAGATCGCTCGACACTTCAGTATGAAGGCGTGCGCCGAACAGCGTCAACAGCTCAGCAGGAACGCTGAGACCTCGGCTGGCACGCTTCCGTAACGGAAGATCGCAGCGGTACAGAGCGCTGATGGCGAGCCGGACTCCTGTGGCATCAACGAAAAAATCCCCGCCTTAAGACGAGGATTTTATCTTCTGGCTCGGGAGGTAGGGGTCGAACCTACGACCATTCGATTAACAGTCGAACGCTCTGCCACTGAGCTACTCCCGAACAGCGCTGCCTACGCAGCGAAAGAGAGTGTATCAGGGGCGGGAAAGGAGCGCAAGTCCCCGGCTGCTGTGCCTGCTCCTGTCAGCCCCGTTCCCTGAACTCCGCCGAAGGCACTCGCGCAGAAGCTTAGAAAATCGGCTGGGCAGGCGAACTATCTGCCGGGCAGCTTCACAGCCCGTTCCTGCCCCATGCCGGTCTTTCGCTGCCGGGCTCAGTGGCCCGTGTCTTCCCGGTAGGCTCCCAGTGCCCGGAAGCGGCGGCTGCGCTGTGCCAGCAGTTCCGAACTGTCCAGCCCGCTCAGTTCGTCGAGATGACGCGAGACTGCCTCGCCCAGTGCGGCAGCAGCGACATCCACGTTCAGGTGGGCGCCGCCGCTCGGCTCGGGAATCACCTCTTCCACGATGCCCAGTGCCAGCAGGTCAGGAGCGGTCAGGCGCAGCGCTTCGGCAGCTTCCGGAGCTTTGGCGCTGTCCTTCCAGATGATGCTGGCCGCTCCTTCGGGCGAAATCACGCTGTACCAGGCATTTTCCTGAATCAGAACGCGGTTGCCCACGCCTACGGCCAGTGCGCCGCCGCTGCCGCCCTCACCGATCACGGCGCAGACCGCAGGAACGCGCAGCCGCACCATGCGCTGAATGCTCTCGGCAATGGCCCAGCCCTGCCCACGCTCCTCGGCGGCGATGCCAGGATACGCGCCCTGGGTATCGATCAGCGAGACGACCGGCAGCCCGCATTTGTCGGCCAGATCCATCAGCCGCACGGCCTTGCGGTAGCCTTCCGGGTTGCTGCTGCCGAATCGCCGTTTGATCTTGTCTTTGGTGTCGCGGCCCTTCTGCTGAAGGAGCAGCATCACGGGTCGCCCCTGCCAGTGAGCCGGGCCACCGATCAGAGCGGGATCGTCGCCGTAGCGCCGGTCGCCGTGCAGCTCGACAAAGTTGCTGGTCAGCCGGTCTGCGTAGTCCAGCGCCGTCGGGCGACCGGGTGCGCGGGCCAGCTGAACCCGTTCCCAGCGGCTGATGCGTTCGCCGATCTGGGTCTGAAGCCGCTTGATGCGCTCCTGGAGAGGCGCGGTGACAGCGCTCAGGTCGGCTCCTGTGCGGTTGGCCGTCTCCTGAAGATCGTTCAGGTGCAGTTCGAGTTGGGCCAGTTCTCTGGCGTCGGTCTTGGGATCTGGAACGGCGCTCACCGGACTGCCTCGCTGGTGCTGATCTGAGAAGGGTGTGTCCCGGCCTGCCGCAGCAGCACGCTCAACAGGCTGTGCAGCACCGCCCGCTGCTCGCGGCGATCCGTCACCATATCCACCATGCCGTGTTCCAGCAGGAATTCGGCCCGCTGGAAGCCTTCCGGCAGGTTCTGGCGAATGGTCTGCTGAATCACCCGTGGCCCTGCAAACCCGATGAGTGCGCCCGGTTCGGCCACGATCACATCGGCGATGGTGGCGAAACTGGCGGTGACGCCACCGGTCGTCGGGTCGGTCAGGATGCTGATATACGGCAGCCCCCTGGCGCTCAGCGTTTCGAGGGCCACCGTGGTTTTTGCCATCTGCATCAGCGACAGCGCACTCTCCTGCATTCGGGCTCCACCCGACGCCGCCACCAGCAGCAGCGGCAGATGCAGCTCGGCGGCAGCCTCGGCAGCGCGGGAGATTTCCTCACCTACCACACTGCCCATGCTGCCGCCCGAGAATTCGAAGTCCATGACCGCTGCCATCACCGGGATCTCCAGCAGGCGGCCAGTCCCGGTCAGGATGGCGTCGGGCTGGCCGGTCTTGCGCTGTGCCCTTAGCAGCCGCTCGGGGTAGGTTTCGGTATCGACGAAGTTCAGAACATCAACCGGATGAATGTCGCCGCTGCGCCGCACGAAACTGCCCTCGTCGAGCAGAACCTCGATGCGCCGCGCCGCGCCCAGCCGATGATGAAAGCTGCATTTGGGGCAGACGTACCGCTCCTGCTCCAGATCTTTGTTATAGATGTTTTCCTTGCAGGACGGGCATTTGCTCCACAGTTCCGGAAGATCGGTGGTCTCTGTGGTCTGGGGGCGGCGTCTGCGGAAAAATTTATCAAGCGCCAAGAGAAGACTCCTTTATGGGGGTATTCTAGCGGCGCATCGGGCCAGATGGGTGGGCGCAGTACAAGCTTGCGGCAGGCCAGCGTTACTCGCCCAGCTTGCGCTTCAGATAGTTGTCCATCTGCCCCAGGTCGGCGGCGAGTTCGTTCCGCAGGGTCGTCATGCGGGCGGCCTGTCCGGTGGTCTCGCTCGCCTGCGCGCTGATCTGCGTCTGCAATTCGTTCAGGCGGCGTTCCAGATACGTCTGGAGTTCGGCAAATCGGCTGCCCTCGGCCTTGTCGAGATTGATCCGCAGGCTTTCCATATCGCGCAGCAGCTTGGCGCTGTCGGCCTGATTTCGAAGGCGTGACACGCTGTTGATGAGGGTGTACAGCAGCGCCGTGACCAGCCAGGCGACCAGAAGATAGGTGCCGACCGGCACACGCTCGAAGGTTCCCAGCCCCGGCAGGGTCAGGGTATGTGGGGCCGTGAGGGTGTTGCGGTTGTCTCCCGGCACCAGAAAGATGATCGTCAGAATTGCCAGCAGCGCCAGGAGCAGCGTGTTCAGGTTGAATTTCATGAAGGAGCCTCCAGCAGTAGGGTAACAAGTCGCCGCCTTCCCGACCTGACGCCAACGCTTAGAATTTGTTGAGAGCACGTGAACGCTCCGGCGCTGCTGGGTGTTACCCCACCCGTCCCAGAATCAGCGGCGGTACCTGCGGAGCGCTGTCCGAGATGTCCACGCCCGCCTGCAACAGTTCCAGCGCCCGTGCCAGCCCACGCCCGGCGCGGTGGTAGATCCGCAGCAGCGGCTGACCAGCCTGCACCGCTTCGCCCGGCTTGACGAGCAGTTCCACACCGACGCCGTGGTCGATGCGCTCACCCTTCCGCTCCCGGCCTCCGCCCAGCACCAGCACGGCACGCCCCACGCCCAGTGCGTCCAGGCTGTTCAGAAATCCGGCGCGTGGGGCTGTCACCTCGGCCCGGTCGGGGGCCACATCCAGCCGCTCCGGGGAATCGACGTACAGAGGATCGCCCCCCTGCGCCTCCACGAAGGCCCGGAACTTGCCCAGCGCCGAGCCGTCCCGCAGGGTGGCCCGCGCCCGCGCTTCAGCGTCCTGGGGTTGTCCGGCAGCGCTCAGCGCCTCTACCGCCAGCGCGATGCACAGTTCCCGCAGATCGTCGGGGCCGCGTCCGTGCAGAGTTTCCAGCGCTTCCTGCACCTCCAGACTGTTGCCCGCCATATGGCCCAGCGGCGCGTCCATATCGGTCAGGACAGCCCGCACGCCCCGTCCGGCATGCTGCCCGATGTCCACCATCGCCCGCGCCAGGACCTCGCCGTCGGCCACGGTTTTCATGAAGGCGCCTGCACCCACCTTCACGTCGAGCACGATGGCCTGCGCTCCCGACGCGATCTTCTTCGACATGATGCTGCTGGCGATCAGCGGCAGACAGTCGACGGTGGCGGTCACGTCGCGCAGGGCGTACAGCAGTCCATCGGCGGGGGCGAGGTTCTTGCTCTGGCCCACCAGCGCGAGGCCCACTTCCCGCGCCTGCTTCAGAAAGGCGTCGTCCGACAGCTCGGGGTTCCAGCCGGGAATACTCTCCAGTTTGTCGATGGTGCCGCCGGTATGTGCCAGTCCACGCCCACTCATCTTGGCGACGGTCAGGCCGAGCGCGGCCAGCATGGGCGTCAGGACCAGCGAGGTCTTGTCGCCCACGCCCCCGGTGCTGTGCTTGTCGACGGTGTGCGTCAGGCTGCTCAGGTCGAGCAGGTCGCCGCTGCGGGCCATGCTCAGCGTCAGGTCGCCCGTTTCCTGTGGGGTCAGCCCACGAAAATACACCGCCATCAGCCACGCCGCCACCTGATAATCCGGCACCTCGCCGCGTGTGTACCCCTGAATGAGTGCGTCGAGTTCGGCGGGAGAGTGCGTGCCACCGTCGCGCTTGCGCTGGATCAGGTCGGGTACGTGCAGAGGAGAGCCTGTGGGAGCGTGCGGTGAAGCGGAGTCTGGAAGACTGGACATAAGACCACAAGTCTAGACGTTTGGCCCTCAGAGCCGCTACCGCTTCTATGACCGCCGCGTGAAGGTCCGTCTTATGCTTCTCTTGTCTAGATGAAGCACGCGTAGCTTATCCTTGTCTTACTCAGCGTCGTGATGGACCTCACAGCTCTCTTCCGGAAGTTTCGGCTGGAGAACGGCGAGCTATTCACCGTCTGAGACGGGTTGCCGGACGCTCCGGCAGCGCAGCGGTACCTGTAGAGGGCCATTCAGATGGCGAGGCAGGTGATTGATGACGAGCGCCCTACTTCTCAGCCGTCACGCATTCCAGTCATTCGTTTAAACGTTCGCCGACCATGCAGGTCCGGCGACAGGCTGAAGACCTACAAGTCTGGGCATCTTTCTGAAGTCCAGCGTCAAGGAGGCTATGTCTCAGATCATGGTATATGACGTCGAGTGTGCCTGGGTTCCCGGTACCACCGACCGTGTTCGTTTCCGGCTCACGCGCAACCACAAGGCGAAAGTTCAGGTCAGAGAGCTGGCGATTTCCAAACTGAGCGCCATGTTTGGCCGGAGCCTGCTGGAAGACCTGTACCTGCGGGGCCGTGCCCAGCTTCGCCTGAGCGATCATCAGCTGTCCGAACTCGCGTTC carries:
- a CDS encoding thymidine phosphorylase; amino-acid sequence: MSSLPDSASPHAPTGSPLHVPDLIQRKRDGGTHSPAELDALIQGYTRGEVPDYQVAAWLMAVYFRGLTPQETGDLTLSMARSGDLLDLSSLTHTVDKHSTGGVGDKTSLVLTPMLAALGLTVAKMSGRGLAHTGGTIDKLESIPGWNPELSDDAFLKQAREVGLALVGQSKNLAPADGLLYALRDVTATVDCLPLIASSIMSKKIASGAQAIVLDVKVGAGAFMKTVADGEVLARAMVDIGQHAGRGVRAVLTDMDAPLGHMAGNSLEVQEALETLHGRGPDDLRELCIALAVEALSAAGQPQDAEARARATLRDGSALGKFRAFVEAQGGDPLYVDSPERLDVAPDRAEVTAPRAGFLNSLDALGVGRAVLVLGGGRERKGERIDHGVGVELLVKPGEAVQAGQPLLRIYHRAGRGLARALELLQAGVDISDSAPQVPPLILGRVG
- a CDS encoding acetyl-CoA carboxylase carboxyltransferase subunit alpha, which produces MSAVPDPKTDARELAQLELHLNDLQETANRTGADLSAVTAPLQERIKRLQTQIGERISRWERVQLARAPGRPTALDYADRLTSNFVELHGDRRYGDDPALIGGPAHWQGRPVMLLLQQKGRDTKDKIKRRFGSSNPEGYRKAVRLMDLADKCGLPVVSLIDTQGAYPGIAAEERGQGWAIAESIQRMVRLRVPAVCAVIGEGGSGGALAVGVGNRVLIQENAWYSVISPEGAASIIWKDSAKAPEAAEALRLTAPDLLALGIVEEVIPEPSGGAHLNVDVAAAALGEAVSRHLDELSGLDSSELLAQRSRRFRALGAYREDTGH
- the accD gene encoding acetyl-CoA carboxylase, carboxyltransferase subunit beta; translation: MALDKFFRRRRPQTTETTDLPELWSKCPSCKENIYNKDLEQERYVCPKCSFHHRLGAARRIEVLLDEGSFVRRSGDIHPVDVLNFVDTETYPERLLRAQRKTGQPDAILTGTGRLLEIPVMAAVMDFEFSGGSMGSVVGEEISRAAEAAAELHLPLLLVAASGGARMQESALSLMQMAKTTVALETLSARGLPYISILTDPTTGGVTASFATIADVIVAEPGALIGFAGPRVIQQTIRQNLPEGFQRAEFLLEHGMVDMVTDRREQRAVLHSLLSVLLRQAGTHPSQISTSEAVR
- a CDS encoding LapA family protein, translating into MKFNLNTLLLALLAILTIIFLVPGDNRNTLTAPHTLTLPGLGTFERVPVGTYLLVAWLVTALLYTLINSVSRLRNQADSAKLLRDMESLRINLDKAEGSRFAELQTYLERRLNELQTQISAQASETTGQAARMTTLRNELAADLGQMDNYLKRKLGE
- a CDS encoding DUF3197 domain-containing protein, producing MPPLSEKLTDSLGVAGASDVTLRALLTRLEGSDLKGARLILLTDRQGERWRARYAALVQVGGEHVLTAPAFGPHFGPAGVAALHSLVHWAEAADVPLRETVLSASDFGRVLEEPQAEDLARLVAASSPSDAGIYLTAKNVQAGL